One Streptosporangium sp. NBC_01495 DNA window includes the following coding sequences:
- a CDS encoding acetoacetate decarboxylase family protein — MARHLIQGREITMPVRVRDVMVCSASYLVRADAARAVIAYSHLDVAEVLPRKALCTLVFADYRDGDLDRYHEFGVAFLARPPGAGHVPGGGLRANLSELHRTGAGAFVHWLPVDRGFTMEAGRAIWGFPKELADIDLRMSSPYKRCVLRKDGRLVLDLLIKPGVPVPGTGMMTALDAYSHLDGVTRRIPWSMSPRGIRTRPGGALIRLGNHPIAKELSELGLPKRALMTSTISHLAMTLGEAKEP; from the coding sequence ATGGCACGCCATCTGATCCAGGGGCGCGAGATCACCATGCCGGTCCGCGTCCGCGACGTCATGGTCTGCAGCGCGTCCTACCTGGTCCGGGCGGACGCCGCGCGGGCCGTGATCGCCTACTCGCACCTGGACGTCGCCGAGGTGTTACCCCGCAAGGCCCTGTGCACGCTGGTGTTCGCCGACTACCGCGACGGTGACCTGGACCGCTACCACGAGTTCGGCGTCGCCTTCCTGGCCAGGCCGCCCGGCGCGGGCCACGTTCCCGGCGGGGGGCTGCGCGCGAACCTGTCCGAGCTGCACCGCACCGGCGCCGGGGCGTTCGTCCACTGGCTCCCGGTCGACCGGGGCTTCACCATGGAGGCGGGCCGCGCCATCTGGGGTTTCCCCAAGGAGCTCGCCGACATCGACCTGCGGATGTCCTCCCCCTACAAACGGTGCGTCCTGCGCAAGGACGGCCGCCTGGTGCTGGACCTGCTGATCAAACCCGGCGTCCCGGTGCCGGGCACCGGCATGATGACCGCCCTCGACGCCTACAGCCACCTGGACGGCGTCACCCGCCGCATCCCGTGGTCGATGTCCCCCCGGGGGATCCGCACGCGTCCCGGGGGCGCCCTCATCCGCCTGGGCAACCACCCGATCGCCAAGGAGCTGAGCGAGCTCGGCCTGCCCAAGCGCGCCCTGATGACGAGCACGATCTCCCACCTGGCCATGACCCTCGGCGAGGCCAAGGAACCCTAA
- a CDS encoding YciI family protein, which translates to MKFLLIMRSNPQIWDALTEEERSEVMSGHGAFMDIIRKSGEMISTAALADPSQSTVVRVRGGVPAVTDGPYLEAKEYLGGYYLVECDSRERALELAALIPDAGVEGLSIEVWPVVYAGTADD; encoded by the coding sequence ATGAAATTTCTGTTGATCATGCGCAGCAACCCGCAGATCTGGGATGCGCTGACCGAGGAGGAGCGCAGCGAGGTGATGAGCGGCCACGGCGCGTTCATGGACATCATCAGGAAGTCCGGGGAGATGATCAGCACCGCCGCGCTGGCCGACCCCTCGCAGAGCACCGTGGTCAGGGTCCGGGGCGGCGTCCCGGCGGTGACGGACGGGCCCTACCTCGAGGCCAAGGAGTACCTCGGCGGCTACTACCTGGTGGAGTGCGACAGCAGGGAGCGTGCCCTGGAGCTGGCCGCGCTCATTCCGGACGCCGGCGTCGAGGGGCTGAGCATCGAGGTGTGGCCGGTGGTCTACGCGGGCACGGCGGACGACTGA
- a CDS encoding glycosyltransferase produces the protein MHRQIRSLLDAGHEITYVAPFTDCNVTPDPGIRAIDVPRATANRRGRALKAARGALRRGVEGADLLVVHDMELLFRLPRQRPVTVWDVRGDIGTGWGAATLGTGHLRRALPALVRRAEARAEHRLHLILADDSYRERFSGPHPVVPNAAYVPPRPPAPPGRNRVVHVGHLSEAGGVAELVESARLLLPHGIRLDLIGSTDIRIRPLLRDAQREGLLDWYGYVPNRHALRMAEGAIAGLSLPHDAPGPRPVPAKIIDYMSRGVPVVTTPLPAAASMVERTGCGVVVPFRDAGAAVRAVLALRDDREGAASMGVRGHAEALAHHNWPDHAAAFVGWLEEWAGKPVTSGREIGVLEAWHAI, from the coding sequence ATGCATCGGCAGATCCGGTCGCTCCTCGACGCCGGGCATGAGATCACCTACGTCGCCCCCTTCACCGACTGCAACGTCACCCCGGATCCCGGGATCCGCGCGATCGACGTGCCCCGGGCGACCGCCAACCGTCGCGGACGCGCCCTGAAGGCCGCGCGGGGGGCTCTCAGGCGCGGGGTGGAGGGCGCGGACCTGCTGGTCGTGCACGACATGGAACTCCTGTTCCGCCTGCCCAGGCAGCGTCCCGTCACCGTGTGGGATGTGCGCGGGGACATCGGGACCGGCTGGGGCGCGGCCACGCTGGGCACCGGCCACCTGCGCCGCGCCCTGCCCGCGCTGGTACGCCGGGCCGAGGCCCGCGCGGAGCACCGCCTGCACCTCATCCTGGCCGATGACTCCTACCGGGAGCGGTTCTCCGGACCCCACCCGGTCGTGCCCAACGCCGCCTACGTCCCCCCGCGCCCGCCCGCGCCGCCCGGCCGGAACCGGGTGGTCCACGTGGGCCACCTCTCCGAGGCCGGGGGCGTGGCCGAACTGGTCGAATCGGCCCGGCTGCTGCTCCCGCACGGGATCAGGCTCGACCTGATCGGCTCCACCGACATCCGGATCAGGCCGCTGCTGCGGGACGCGCAGCGGGAGGGCCTGCTCGACTGGTACGGCTACGTACCCAACCGGCACGCGCTGCGGATGGCCGAGGGGGCGATCGCCGGCCTGTCGCTTCCGCACGACGCGCCCGGCCCCCGGCCCGTACCCGCCAAGATCATCGACTACATGTCCCGGGGAGTCCCCGTGGTCACCACCCCCCTGCCCGCCGCCGCGTCCATGGTCGAGAGGACCGGGTGCGGTGTCGTCGTCCCCTTCCGGGACGCCGGGGCGGCGGTACGCGCGGTGCTGGCGCTGCGGGACGACCGGGAAGGGGCGGCCTCGATGGGGGTGCGCGGCCACGCCGAGGCCCTGGCCCACCACAACTGGCCGGACCACGCGGCCGCTTTCGTCGGGTGGCTGGAGGAATGGGCGGGCAAACCAGTGACGTCGGGCCGGGAGATTGGTGTACTGGAGGCATGGCACGCCATCTGA
- a CDS encoding acyltransferase family protein produces MSDIRSFQVPAPQDDGGSDPGSGGSTGGQGRRSAPWPAPGRASAPGGSQPSWPEPPGPATSGGTSRRDAGDAREESPGEVTEWGAYPAYREPHPSGPHSGEPHLSGSHLGGPHSSGSHSSHDPLDLSKPLTPEPVPQEPSWSREEPAWAQDGPSWAQESWARESPWAQEGSTPQVPSWAAEAPTPPQGAPQAPSPRPDWAPPPTPPRVPPPGGAAPPQAPGRTPAPGQPRPPEESELPGRPRLPGEPQAPVRFPDTGRPPSAPRPRQEPRPSGERPFSYWERENTSRESEPSFWNQGPQAEQELRAEREREPVAEEESPAPPAKKKREPYLDNVKFVLIALVVTGHSLVPTLKAHSAESAYLYIYMFHMPAFVLISGYLGRNFWNSNAKINKLVDTLLIPYVVVEIGYALLRYGLGQKWTLTIIDPAWLNWYLLALVLWRISTPIWTRMRQPLLVAVVIYMAAGFSEISGDFSIDRFFGLLPFYVLGLLLKPEHFDLLKPLWVKITSAVVLVGAAVVAVVVAPRVPLDPIYFRYSFKAMDMSWWLGFGVRGAVLVAALVMTVAVLALVPRGETWFSDLGTRTLYAYLLHGVVVVIAKDQGWLSFPWLYGPLGVAAIASSSLALAIVLCLPETRRLFKWMLEPRLVWLYRRPSPPADTAAATTAPADAAPAAKESSASVTR; encoded by the coding sequence GTGAGCGACATCCGATCCTTCCAGGTGCCGGCCCCCCAGGACGACGGCGGTTCCGACCCCGGCTCCGGCGGGTCCACCGGCGGGCAGGGCCGGAGGTCCGCCCCGTGGCCCGCGCCCGGCCGCGCGTCGGCGCCCGGCGGATCCCAGCCCTCGTGGCCGGAGCCGCCGGGTCCGGCCACCTCCGGCGGGACGTCCCGGCGCGACGCCGGGGACGCCCGCGAGGAGAGCCCCGGCGAGGTCACCGAGTGGGGGGCCTACCCGGCGTATCGCGAACCCCACCCGAGTGGGCCCCACTCCGGCGAGCCCCACCTCAGCGGCTCCCACCTCGGTGGACCCCACTCCAGCGGGTCCCACAGCTCTCACGACCCGCTCGACCTGTCCAAGCCCCTCACCCCCGAGCCGGTCCCCCAGGAGCCCTCGTGGAGCCGCGAGGAGCCCGCCTGGGCGCAGGACGGGCCGTCGTGGGCGCAGGAGTCGTGGGCACGGGAGTCGCCCTGGGCACAGGAGGGGTCCACCCCTCAGGTGCCGTCGTGGGCGGCGGAGGCCCCCACCCCTCCGCAGGGCGCCCCCCAGGCGCCGTCCCCCCGGCCCGACTGGGCCCCGCCGCCGACGCCGCCGCGCGTCCCCCCGCCGGGAGGAGCCGCACCCCCTCAGGCCCCCGGCCGGACACCCGCCCCTGGACAACCCCGGCCCCCCGAGGAGTCCGAGCTTCCCGGACGGCCCCGGCTCCCCGGAGAGCCCCAGGCTCCCGTGCGGTTCCCGGACACGGGCCGGCCGCCGTCCGCCCCGCGGCCCCGGCAGGAGCCGCGGCCCTCCGGTGAGCGCCCCTTCTCGTACTGGGAGAGGGAGAACACCAGCCGGGAGAGCGAGCCCTCGTTCTGGAACCAGGGCCCGCAGGCCGAGCAGGAGCTGCGGGCGGAGCGCGAGCGCGAGCCGGTCGCCGAGGAGGAGTCCCCGGCCCCTCCGGCCAAGAAGAAGCGCGAGCCGTACCTCGACAACGTGAAATTCGTCCTGATCGCCCTGGTGGTGACGGGCCACTCGCTGGTCCCCACCCTGAAGGCGCACTCGGCGGAGTCCGCGTACCTGTACATCTACATGTTCCACATGCCGGCGTTCGTGCTGATCAGCGGCTACCTGGGCCGCAACTTCTGGAACTCCAACGCGAAGATCAACAAGCTGGTCGACACCCTGCTGATCCCGTACGTGGTCGTGGAGATCGGTTACGCGCTGCTCCGCTACGGGCTTGGCCAGAAGTGGACGCTGACGATAATTGATCCGGCCTGGCTGAACTGGTATCTGCTGGCCCTGGTCCTCTGGCGGATCTCCACGCCCATCTGGACGCGAATGCGGCAGCCCCTGCTGGTCGCGGTGGTCATCTACATGGCCGCGGGCTTCTCGGAGATCTCCGGCGACTTCAGCATCGACCGCTTCTTCGGCCTGCTGCCGTTCTACGTGCTCGGCCTGCTGCTCAAGCCGGAGCACTTCGACCTGCTCAAGCCCCTCTGGGTCAAGATCACTTCAGCGGTCGTCCTCGTCGGCGCCGCCGTGGTGGCGGTCGTCGTCGCACCCCGCGTCCCGCTCGACCCGATCTACTTCCGCTACAGCTTCAAGGCCATGGACATGTCCTGGTGGCTGGGCTTCGGCGTGCGCGGCGCCGTGCTGGTCGCGGCGCTGGTCATGACGGTCGCGGTGCTCGCGCTGGTGCCCCGGGGCGAGACCTGGTTCTCCGACCTCGGCACCCGCACCCTGTACGCCTACCTGCTCCACGGCGTCGTGGTGGTCATCGCCAAGGACCAGGGCTGGCTGAGCTTCCCCTGGCTGTACGGCCCGCTGGGCGTGGCGGCGATCGCGTCCAGCTCGCTGGCCCTGGCCATCGTGCTGTGCCTGCCGGAGACCCGCAGGCTCTTCAAGTGGATGCTCGAACCCCGCCTGGTCTGGCTCTACCGCCGACCGTCCCCGCCCGCCGACACCGCTGCCGCTACCACCGCACCGGCCGACGCCGCACCCGCCGCCAAGGAGAGTTCAGCCTCAGTTACCCGGTAA
- a CDS encoding LCP family protein: MSDHRQAALRDRRSEPTSHGRRGARRAGGDGPPPESPPGDLPTQPGEATPRGKNRKQRKLTVGAWAGIAATGLLVLGTLGGYGVYRNTFSNISGLKIDDKLGNDRPAAIKGALNVLIVGSDTREGDNLKYGQKMANAGKRTDTIILMHIAPDRDKATFVSFPRDSVVNMPACESETGVSVAPRTEMINAAYNEGGITCTITTIEALTDIRINHFVEVDFTGFKSIVDALDGVSVCLTKPVDDKKAKLKLEAGRHVLKGEQALGYVRLRNYGDGSDIGRIERQQRFLSQVVKKATSSELLTDPAKMLNFINTTAKSVRMDDELAKDTGTLFQIGQSAQKLTAGGVKLITVPWIPDPNDKNRVVWNQPYANQLFAAIKNDTEVTLPPDPKAKPAVKREQVRLQVFNGTDTPNRAKDVAAELAEQGFVITHVGNARPATGNVPTTTIRYAKKDTVDGVPYGDAVAARLSGAKRTPVAGKVKPVTVEKYVPAVAPTPTPGVKAPAGPVIQLVIGADWPGVRALSVISNALTDKVVDSKTNPCT; encoded by the coding sequence ATGAGCGACCACCGGCAGGCGGCTCTCAGAGACCGCCGGAGTGAACCCACCTCCCACGGCCGCCGGGGCGCGCGGCGCGCGGGAGGGGACGGCCCTCCTCCGGAGAGCCCGCCCGGAGACCTCCCGACGCAGCCGGGGGAGGCGACGCCGAGGGGTAAGAACCGCAAGCAGCGAAAGCTCACCGTCGGCGCCTGGGCCGGTATCGCGGCGACCGGCCTGCTGGTGCTCGGCACCCTCGGCGGCTACGGCGTCTACCGCAACACCTTCAGCAACATCAGCGGCCTCAAGATCGACGACAAGCTCGGCAACGACCGGCCGGCGGCCATCAAGGGCGCCCTCAACGTGCTGATCGTGGGCTCCGACACCCGCGAGGGCGACAACCTCAAGTACGGCCAGAAGATGGCCAACGCGGGCAAGCGCACCGACACGATCATCCTCATGCACATCGCCCCCGACCGCGACAAGGCGACCTTCGTCAGCTTCCCCCGCGACTCGGTGGTCAACATGCCCGCCTGCGAGTCCGAGACGGGCGTATCGGTGGCGCCCCGCACCGAGATGATCAACGCCGCCTACAACGAGGGCGGCATCACCTGCACGATCACCACGATCGAGGCGCTCACCGACATCCGCATCAACCACTTCGTCGAGGTCGACTTCACCGGTTTCAAGAGCATCGTGGACGCCCTCGACGGCGTCAGCGTCTGCCTGACCAAGCCTGTCGACGACAAGAAGGCCAAGCTCAAGCTTGAGGCCGGCCGACACGTCCTGAAGGGCGAGCAGGCCCTGGGCTACGTCCGGCTGCGCAACTACGGCGACGGCAGCGACATCGGCCGCATCGAACGCCAGCAGCGCTTCCTCAGCCAGGTGGTGAAGAAGGCCACCAGCAGCGAGCTGCTGACCGACCCCGCCAAGATGCTGAACTTCATCAACACCACCGCCAAGTCCGTCCGGATGGACGACGAACTGGCCAAGGACACCGGCACCCTGTTCCAGATCGGGCAGAGCGCCCAGAAGCTGACCGCGGGCGGCGTCAAGCTGATCACCGTCCCGTGGATCCCCGACCCCAACGACAAGAACCGGGTCGTCTGGAATCAGCCGTACGCGAACCAGTTGTTCGCCGCGATCAAGAACGACACCGAGGTCACCCTGCCCCCGGACCCCAAGGCCAAGCCGGCCGTCAAGCGCGAGCAGGTCAGGCTCCAGGTGTTCAACGGCACGGACACGCCGAACAGGGCCAAGGATGTCGCCGCCGAGCTAGCGGAGCAGGGCTTCGTGATCACCCACGTCGGCAACGCCCGCCCGGCGACCGGCAACGTGCCCACCACCACGATCCGCTACGCCAAGAAGGACACCGTCGACGGCGTCCCGTACGGCGACGCGGTGGCCGCCAGGCTCTCCGGCGCCAAGCGCACCCCGGTCGCGGGCAAGGTCAAACCGGTCACCGTCGAGAAGTACGTCCCGGCCGTGGCGCCCACGCCCACCCCGGGGGTCAAAGCACCGGCCGGTCCGGTCATCCAGCTGGTCATCGGCGCCGACTGGCCGGGCGTCCGAGCCCTCTCCGTAATCTCCAACGCCCTGACGGACAAGGTCGTCGACAGCAAGACCAACCCCTGCACCTGA
- a CDS encoding RNA polymerase sigma factor, translating into MSERLGDLLRELAPQVLGVLLHRYGGFEECEDAVQEALLAAAMQWPAQGVPESPRSWLVTVASRRLIDQVRSEHARRRRESTAAVREAPDAGLAPAPGDEGPGDHDDTLTLLFLCCHPALTPASQVALTLRAVGGLTTAEVARAFLMPEATMAPRISRAKQRIKAVGASFEMPSAQEWAGRLDAVLHVLYLIFNEGYTASSGPDLHRGELTTEAIRLTRMVHRSLPDDGEVAGLVALMLLTDARRAARIGADGALVPLAEQDRNRWDAVMIEEGAALVTAAMSASPLGPYQLQAAIAALHVQAPRAEDTDWEQIRILYGILTRIAPNPMVTLNHAVAVAMTRGPQAGLELLESLDGEPRITRHHRLYAVRAHLQELAGEHTAAQENYRLAARRTTSLPEQRYLRDRAGRLDR; encoded by the coding sequence GTGTCCGAACGCCTCGGGGACCTGCTGCGCGAACTGGCGCCGCAGGTCCTCGGCGTGCTCCTGCACCGGTACGGCGGGTTCGAGGAGTGCGAGGACGCGGTGCAGGAGGCGTTGCTCGCCGCCGCGATGCAGTGGCCTGCCCAGGGCGTACCGGAAAGCCCGCGGTCCTGGCTGGTGACCGTCGCCTCCCGCCGCCTGATCGACCAGGTACGCAGCGAGCACGCCCGCCGCCGCCGGGAGAGCACCGCGGCGGTACGGGAGGCGCCGGACGCCGGCCTCGCGCCAGCCCCTGGCGACGAAGGCCCGGGCGACCACGACGACACCCTCACCCTGCTGTTCCTGTGCTGCCACCCGGCGCTGACGCCCGCCTCCCAGGTGGCGCTCACGCTGCGCGCCGTCGGCGGCCTCACCACCGCCGAGGTGGCGCGGGCCTTCCTCATGCCGGAGGCCACCATGGCGCCGCGGATCAGCCGCGCCAAGCAACGGATCAAAGCCGTCGGCGCCTCGTTCGAGATGCCGAGCGCCCAGGAGTGGGCCGGACGGCTGGACGCCGTCCTGCACGTGCTCTACCTGATCTTCAACGAGGGCTACACCGCCAGCTCCGGCCCCGACCTGCATCGCGGCGAGCTCACCACGGAGGCGATCCGGCTCACCCGGATGGTGCACCGGTCCTTGCCGGATGACGGGGAGGTCGCCGGGCTTGTGGCGCTGATGCTGCTGACCGACGCCCGCCGCGCGGCCCGCATCGGCGCGGACGGCGCCCTCGTGCCACTGGCCGAGCAGGACCGGAACCGGTGGGACGCCGTCATGATCGAAGAGGGCGCCGCGCTGGTCACCGCCGCCATGTCCGCCTCACCCCTCGGCCCCTACCAGCTTCAGGCGGCGATCGCCGCGCTGCACGTCCAGGCGCCGCGAGCCGAGGACACCGACTGGGAACAGATCCGCATCCTGTACGGAATCCTCACTCGGATCGCGCCGAACCCGATGGTCACGCTCAACCACGCCGTCGCGGTCGCGATGACCCGCGGGCCCCAGGCCGGGCTCGAACTGCTGGAAAGCCTGGACGGCGAGCCCCGGATCACTCGTCACCACCGCCTCTACGCCGTGCGCGCCCACCTGCAGGAGCTGGCCGGCGAGCACACTGCCGCGCAAGAGAACTACCGGCTGGCGGCCCGGCGTACCACGAGCCTTCCCGAACAGCGCTACCTGCGAGACAGGGCAGGCAGGCTAGACCGATAA
- a CDS encoding sugar kinase, producing the protein MDVYTLGEAFGVVTSGRIRHEHEARLDVAGAEFTVAVGLSRLGHRVGWLGKVGGDELGARILTALRGEGVDVSDARVDEGSPTGILLKESRLGQAARITYYRTGVRLAQGNVPVDRIAASRVLHVSGITAALSARDAMHAAVRAARTAGVAVSVAIDYHDQLWPDLREAEEILSVLACSADVLFVRQTELDLVKPALTGDREVIVTRGARGASVRVDGVRHDAASLSAPVVDPNGSGDAFVAGYLSALLEGLHPADRLRRGGLLAAFASSGPSDWQGLPTRAELPFLELDS; encoded by the coding sequence GTGGACGTTTACACCCTCGGTGAGGCGTTCGGCGTCGTCACCAGCGGCCGGATCCGCCACGAGCACGAGGCCAGGCTGGACGTCGCCGGAGCCGAGTTCACCGTCGCGGTCGGGCTGTCCCGGCTCGGCCACCGGGTGGGCTGGCTGGGCAAGGTCGGCGGCGACGAACTGGGGGCCAGGATCCTCACCGCGCTGCGCGGCGAGGGCGTGGACGTCTCCGACGCACGGGTGGACGAGGGGTCCCCGACCGGAATCCTCCTGAAGGAGTCGAGACTCGGCCAGGCGGCCAGGATCACGTACTACCGCACCGGCGTCAGGCTGGCCCAGGGGAACGTCCCGGTGGACCGGATCGCGGCCTCCCGCGTCCTGCACGTCAGCGGGATCACCGCCGCGCTGAGCGCGCGCGACGCCATGCACGCCGCCGTACGCGCCGCGCGGACCGCCGGGGTCGCGGTCTCGGTGGCGATCGACTACCACGACCAGCTCTGGCCCGACCTGCGCGAGGCCGAGGAGATCCTCAGCGTGCTGGCCTGCTCGGCCGACGTGCTGTTCGTCCGGCAGACCGAGCTCGACCTGGTCAAGCCAGCGCTCACCGGGGACCGCGAGGTCATCGTGACGCGCGGCGCCCGGGGGGCGAGCGTACGGGTCGACGGAGTCCGCCACGACGCCGCCAGCCTCTCCGCGCCCGTGGTCGACCCCAACGGTTCCGGGGACGCCTTCGTCGCGGGCTATCTCAGCGCGCTGCTGGAAGGTCTCCACCCGGCCGACCGGCTGCGCCGGGGCGGCCTGCTCGCGGCCTTCGCCTCGTCGGGGCCCAGCGACTGGCAGGGCCTGCCGACGAGGGCCGAGCTGCCCTTCCTGGAGCTCGACAGCTGA
- a CDS encoding dihydrofolate reductase family protein, whose amino-acid sequence MSQQLRVQCFNVSRDGFGSGEGQSLDRPFGHADPAPLWSWAGATASWVNRTDPGGTRGLDDYLTRDHTRNIGAEIMGRNKFGPQRGPWENHEWRGWWGDTPPFHTPVFVLTHHERPSFTLADTTFHFLDATPAEALARARRAADGRDVRLGGGVATVREFIEADLVDTMHIAVAPVDLGRGERLWESHTDLLDRFHLETVPSPSGVTHLLFWRR is encoded by the coding sequence ATGTCGCAGCAGTTGAGGGTGCAGTGTTTCAACGTGTCGCGGGACGGGTTCGGTAGCGGTGAGGGGCAGAGCCTGGATCGGCCCTTCGGCCACGCGGACCCCGCCCCCCTTTGGTCCTGGGCGGGCGCCACCGCCAGCTGGGTGAACCGCACCGACCCCGGCGGCACCCGCGGCCTGGACGACTACCTGACCCGCGATCACACCCGCAACATAGGAGCGGAGATCATGGGGCGTAACAAATTCGGCCCCCAGCGTGGCCCCTGGGAGAACCACGAGTGGCGGGGATGGTGGGGAGACACCCCGCCGTTCCACACACCGGTCTTCGTGCTCACCCACCACGAACGCCCGTCGTTCACCCTGGCCGACACCACCTTCCATTTCCTCGACGCGACACCGGCCGAGGCGCTGGCACGCGCGAGGCGGGCCGCCGACGGCCGGGATGTGCGCCTCGGCGGGGGAGTCGCCACCGTCCGCGAGTTCATCGAGGCCGACCTGGTCGACACGATGCACATCGCCGTCGCGCCCGTCGACCTCGGTCGAGGCGAACGGCTGTGGGAGAGCCACACCGACCTGCTCGACCGCTTCCACCTTGAGACAGTACCGAGCCCCAGCGGAGTCACTCACCTCCTGTTCTGGAGACGATGA
- a CDS encoding GNAT family N-acetyltransferase — translation MQTRNGEIDDVVSIVALHVDSWRSAYAGIMPDSFLNGPLTDDQLALWQERLSSPVRGSGLIVSHDDDGELFGFVYLLPAPDGRILLDNLHVQPGSTGSGIGTQLLRRGLTWAANEHPGREIYLEVLSANTRAIAFYERHGARRTDERMCRFPQGFELPEFEYAWPTK, via the coding sequence ATGCAGACAAGAAACGGCGAAATCGATGATGTTGTCTCTATCGTTGCTCTGCACGTGGACAGTTGGCGTTCGGCGTATGCGGGGATCATGCCCGACAGCTTCCTGAACGGACCCCTGACCGACGATCAGCTGGCGCTGTGGCAGGAACGGCTGTCTTCGCCAGTGCGGGGATCGGGGCTGATCGTCTCGCATGACGACGACGGAGAGCTGTTTGGCTTTGTCTACCTGCTTCCGGCTCCCGATGGGCGAATCCTGCTCGACAACCTCCACGTGCAGCCGGGGAGCACTGGCTCAGGCATCGGAACGCAATTGCTGCGGCGAGGGCTGACGTGGGCGGCGAACGAGCACCCCGGCAGGGAGATCTATCTGGAGGTGCTCAGTGCGAACACGCGCGCCATCGCCTTTTACGAACGACACGGCGCACGCCGCACGGACGAGCGGATGTGCCGTTTCCCCCAGGGTTTTGAACTGCCCGAGTTCGAGTACGCCTGGCCGACGAAATGA
- a CDS encoding YciI family protein, translating into MKFLLNLYLNAADPPGEGFDHEDFLAAAGQTGELISAHAFADPSISAVIRDRGGVVTVTEGPYLQTPDHVAGQYVVDCESRERAVELATLIPGGQVGGVEVRPLMDSAGMEM; encoded by the coding sequence GTGAAGTTCCTGCTGAATCTCTACCTGAACGCGGCGGACCCGCCGGGGGAAGGGTTCGACCATGAGGACTTCCTGGCCGCGGCCGGGCAAACAGGGGAACTGATCAGTGCCCACGCGTTCGCCGATCCTTCCATCAGCGCCGTCATCAGAGACAGGGGCGGCGTGGTGACGGTGACCGAGGGCCCCTACCTGCAGACCCCGGATCATGTCGCCGGCCAGTACGTGGTGGACTGCGAGAGCCGGGAGCGTGCCGTGGAACTGGCCACCCTGATACCGGGCGGTCAGGTCGGCGGCGTGGAGGTACGGCCGCTGATGGACTCGGCCGGGATGGAGATGTGA
- a CDS encoding glycosyltransferase family 2 protein, with translation MKISCVILTMGNRVPELDRAVESALNQVDGDVEVVIVGNGADVPELSATVPSGSSASIRSVRLNHNAGIPAGRNRGVEECSGDVVLFLDDDGWYADTGLVSHLRERFSTEHDLAVVSFRVKDPEGGIGQRRHVPRLRAGDPERSSPVTTFLGGACAIRRSAFLQVGGLPERFFYAHEETDLAWRLLGEGYRIEYDAKTVMYHPQVPPTRHTDFYRLNARNRVWLARRNLPWALAVLYLLNWIVLTLARERSRPALRAWFKGFTEGLREPAGERRPMGWNTAWRMLRLGRPPIV, from the coding sequence TTGAAGATCTCGTGCGTCATCCTCACCATGGGTAACCGCGTCCCCGAGCTGGACCGGGCGGTCGAGTCCGCGCTGAACCAGGTCGACGGTGACGTCGAGGTGGTCATCGTCGGCAACGGCGCGGACGTCCCCGAGCTGTCGGCCACTGTGCCCTCGGGGTCCTCGGCCTCGATCAGAAGTGTGCGGCTGAACCACAATGCGGGCATTCCCGCAGGCCGCAACCGCGGCGTCGAGGAGTGCTCGGGCGACGTCGTCCTCTTCCTCGACGACGACGGCTGGTACGCCGACACCGGGCTCGTCTCCCACCTGCGGGAGCGCTTCTCCACCGAGCACGACCTCGCGGTCGTCTCCTTCCGGGTGAAGGATCCCGAGGGCGGCATCGGCCAGCGCCGCCACGTCCCCCGCCTGCGCGCGGGCGATCCCGAGCGCTCCTCCCCGGTCACCACCTTCCTGGGCGGCGCGTGCGCCATCCGCCGCTCGGCCTTCCTCCAGGTCGGCGGGCTCCCCGAGCGTTTCTTCTACGCCCACGAGGAGACCGACCTGGCCTGGCGGCTCCTCGGCGAGGGCTACCGCATCGAGTACGACGCCAAGACGGTCATGTACCACCCGCAGGTCCCCCCGACCCGGCACACCGACTTCTACCGCCTCAACGCCCGCAACCGGGTCTGGCTGGCCCGCCGCAACCTTCCCTGGGCGCTGGCGGTGCTCTACCTCCTCAACTGGATCGTGCTGACCCTGGCCCGCGAGCGCTCCAGGCCGGCCCTGCGCGCCTGGTTCAAGGGCTTCACCGAGGGGCTCCGCGAGCCCGCGGGCGAGCGTCGTCCCATGGGATGGAACACCGCCTGGCGCATGCTCCGCCTCGGCCGCCCGCCGATCGTCTGA